From Caldicellulosiruptor hydrothermalis 108, a single genomic window includes:
- a CDS encoding flagellar hook-length control protein FliK: protein MNTSMLFFKTPTATSKTKDRQESSISFKDVFKKTSGDAGDVDNKSSVLPRKVVTGSCRAAIVSSQGQAQKDKANFQEDKPFSQELPNGTSSDLENQVQPQVLQAQMMEFLQLIFNLLQSGESLDKFNLEQLFQNSSIQGTDFLNLQLRSVQMDMNLAQYLNLNANLSDKIAISELLQNIVQKIEQKTQNQQVLSFSFVQGNGITTENIFKLLEELIFGKEGQKPFFEVKSDDSSLLKSLRNLFAQEGQSFKVLSEANDGAEILEQVLKELENIVKKSNDQKTVNSFNLENSEKVEIGEKGTSNFNGIGSNDNDFNKVFSTLLRKENNTSVNDEKGESKTLDLRQHAFAFQNKVENIENTMSYQDNKRIKELRMSIISQLADKISVINKQNLTTLQVSIKPEWLGSVVIELSKDSSGKIFGNLIVTTPQVKEIIEGSLSNLLTILKDQGINISQLNVSLGGNSTGQQYQEQQRFSQRRNLVVQGNEDSSRSIESLIYEMSESILNLRA from the coding sequence GTGAATACTAGTATGCTATTTTTTAAAACACCCACTGCAACATCGAAGACAAAAGATAGGCAGGAAAGCAGTATATCGTTTAAAGATGTTTTCAAAAAGACATCTGGCGATGCAGGAGATGTAGACAATAAAAGCAGTGTTTTGCCAAGAAAGGTAGTGACAGGGAGTTGTAGAGCAGCTATTGTATCTTCTCAAGGACAAGCTCAAAAGGATAAAGCTAATTTCCAAGAAGACAAACCTTTTTCTCAAGAGTTGCCAAACGGTACAAGCTCAGACTTAGAAAACCAGGTTCAACCCCAAGTATTGCAAGCTCAGATGATGGAATTTTTACAGCTAATTTTTAATTTGCTTCAAAGTGGTGAAAGCTTGGACAAGTTTAATTTAGAGCAGCTTTTTCAGAATAGCAGCATCCAAGGGACAGACTTTTTAAATTTGCAGCTGCGGTCAGTGCAGATGGACATGAATTTAGCTCAATATTTAAATTTAAACGCTAATCTGAGCGATAAAATAGCAATTTCTGAACTTTTACAAAACATTGTGCAGAAAATAGAGCAGAAAACTCAAAACCAGCAGGTTCTTAGCTTTAGCTTTGTCCAAGGCAATGGAATTACTACAGAAAATATTTTTAAGTTATTAGAAGAGCTCATATTTGGAAAAGAGGGTCAAAAGCCGTTTTTTGAAGTTAAATCAGATGATAGTTCATTGCTTAAAAGTTTGAGAAATCTTTTTGCACAGGAAGGTCAAAGCTTCAAAGTTTTGTCTGAAGCTAATGATGGGGCAGAGATTTTAGAGCAGGTTTTAAAAGAGCTTGAGAATATTGTTAAAAAATCAAATGACCAAAAAACAGTAAATAGTTTTAATTTGGAGAATTCAGAGAAAGTAGAAATAGGCGAAAAAGGTACTAGCAATTTTAATGGTATAGGTTCAAATGACAATGATTTTAACAAAGTTTTTTCAACCTTGCTGAGAAAAGAGAACAACACGAGCGTAAATGACGAAAAAGGAGAATCTAAAACTTTAGATTTGAGACAGCATGCTTTTGCTTTTCAGAACAAGGTAGAGAATATAGAGAATACTATGTCTTATCAAGATAACAAAAGAATAAAAGAACTCAGAATGTCTATAATTAGCCAGCTTGCAGACAAAATTTCTGTAATCAATAAACAGAATTTGACGACATTGCAGGTGAGCATAAAACCCGAGTGGCTTGGAAGTGTTGTGATTGAACTGAGCAAAGATAGCAGCGGGAAAATTTTTGGCAACCTCATTGTAACAACGCCGCAGGTGAAAGAAATCATAGAAGGGTCGTTGAGTAATCTTCTAACCATTCTAAAAGACCAGGGTATAAACATATCACAGCTAAATGTAAGCTTAGGAGGAAATTC